A region from the Brassica napus cultivar Da-Ae chromosome C8, Da-Ae, whole genome shotgun sequence genome encodes:
- the LOC125591819 gene encoding uncharacterized protein LOC125591819, with amino-acid sequence MLPQQDSNFHLYPIAFAIVDSENDASWSWFMKCLKTIIPDEEDLVYVSDHATSIENALLQHYLLAHHGICVFHFEKNVQDNFKSSTLVPLVVEAAYAYTKDDFDCYFHEIEASDIVLADYLRKADFRKWSRAYSPANGFNIMTSNLAESINSLLKWFTEQREQGVRHMHPVTLVVGNKMKELYDFTSRFLEVSKINDSEFEVKGDTRDQVVNFQTRHCSCFVFDVEKFPCAHAIAAAKAGNKHETDYVDEFFSNKRFTLAYSESVYPVGDKAYWDIPPHVASFVCRPPSTRFPSGRREKKRIPSS; translated from the exons atgctgcCACAACAAGATAGTAATTTTCACTTGTATCCTATAGCTTTTGCTATAGTTGATTCTGAGAATGATGCCTCATGGAGTTGGTTTATGAAATGTCTGAAAACCATCATTCCTGATGAAGAGGATTTGGTTTATGTCTCTGATCATGCAACCTCAATTGAAAACGCTCTTTTACAACATTATCTGCTTGCTCACCATGGAATCTGCGTCTTTCACTTTGAAAAGAATGTCCAGGACAATTTCAAGAGTTCAACACTTGTCCCTTTGGTTGTTGAAGCTGCTTATGCCTACACCAAGGATGATTTTGATTGCTATTTTCATGAGATTGAGGCGTCCGACATTGTATTAGCAGATTATCTTCGTAAAGCAGACTTCAGGAAGTGGTCCCGAGCTTATTCTCCTGCAAATGGCTTCAACATCATGACGTCAAACTTGGCCGAATCTATAAATTCTTTGCTGAAA TGGTTCACTGAACAACGTGAGCAAGGAGTTCGTCACATGCACCCTGTCACTCTCGTTGTGGGGAACAAGATGAAGGAGCTATATGATTTTACGTCTCGCTTTCTCGAAGTTTCCAAAATCAATGATTCAGAGTTTGAGGTTAAGGGAGATACAAGAGATCAAGTGGTGAATTTTCAAACAAGGCATTGCTCATGCTTTGTGTTTGATGTTGAGAAGTTTCCTTGTGCTCATGCAATTGCCGCTGCAAAGGCTGGAAATAAGCATGAAACTGATTATGTCGATGAGTTTTTCTCCAATAAAAG GTTTACACTAGCATATTCAGAGAGTGTATATCCTGTTGGTGATAAAGCATATTGGGATATTCCTCCCCATGTAGCTTCGTTTGTTTGTCGCCCTCCATCTACACGATTTCCTAGTGGCAGGAGGGAAAAAAAGAGGATACCAAGTTCGTAG
- the LOC125591820 gene encoding uncharacterized protein LOC125591820, whose translation MSSSLNFPRPTIEADDLENLYKVYGVDRAVVLDLAGTNETLETVREGYYGAYISFFHSCGLTFLIPEPILEAREEGLAFGLSEFCQLVLVKRNKQNPGTFLVSPRPGGHIIEDIPYRDEKWREQFFVFNMDPASMGDFDFSQLPRRWAENIVPSGSSSMSDEIRDIMRALRRGCSNWSTFDRTRIQNVHALPAGTNKAPSAEGSEGETDHSQEVVATPSVQTQSSNWLTRQLVRRSSFQTSGFASRDRASGKSPLISIHDSDDEDVSGETRPPVSLSPGSEDETMAATRKRRRSSEGDLPSPSRPRFASEGDGSLFAAQSELIYLSGRMRSAGCRLPSLASSVEREAYVKVAVASSKMMEAFNEYVVMMADHVVASRNDKEIESIGSEIKRLSKELEATKREGKKDAEKIEDLTEDWRRFALTSQMVAQRGRWASKKKEVSAEIWLQEVTANIDLLNELRDGGLTVDAELARLKGIEGDCEDLVALAAVPDW comes from the exons ATGTCTTCGTCGTTAAATTTCCCTCGTCCGACTATCGAGGCTGATGATCTCGAGAACCTTTACAAGGTGTACGGGGTCGATCGCGCTGTCGTTCTTGATTTGGCCGGTACGAATGAGACTCtcgaaaccgtgagagaaggcTACTACGGAGCCTATATTTCCTTCTTTCATTCCTGCGGTCTTACCTTCCTGATCCCGGAGCCAATACTGGAG GCTAGGGAGGAGGGTCTTGCTTTTGGTCTTAGTGAGTTTTGTCAGCTCGTTCTGGTGAAGCGGAATAAGCAGAACCCAGGTACTTTCCTCGTGTCTCCGCGCCCAGGTGGCCACATCATCGAAGACATCCCTTATCGCGACGAGAAGTGGCGCGAGCAATTTTTCGTTTTCAATATGGATCCAGCATCTATGGGTGACTTCGATTTCTCCCAGCTTCCCCGACGTTGGGCTGAGAATATCG TTCCTTCTGGAAGTTCTTCAATGTCGGATGAGATCCGCGATATTATGAGGGCCCTTCGGAGAGGTTGTTCAAACTGGTCTACTTTTGATCGAACTCGGATTCAAAATGTCCACGCCTTGCCGGCGGGGACCAATAAAGCTCCTTCGGCCGAGGGGTCTGAAGGCGAGACCGATCATTCCCAGGAGGTCGTAGCGACTCCTTCTGTTCAGACTCAGTCTTCAAATTGGCTAACTAGGCAGCTTGTGAGAAGATCGTCATTTCAAACTTCTGGGTTTGCATCGAGGGACCGAGCTTCCGGAAAATCTCCCTTGATCTCGATTCATGATTCCGACGACGAAGATGTTTCAGGAGAGACTCGACCTCCTGTCTCGTTGAGTCCTGGCTCAGAAGACGAGACCATGGCGGCGACTCGTAAGCGACGTCGGTCATCGGAAGGTGACTTGCCCAGTCCGTCTCGTCCTAGGTTTGCTTCTGAGGGAGATGGCTCTTTGTTTGCGGCCCAAAGCGAATTAATTTACCTCTCTGGTCGCATGAGGTCAGCGGGTTGTCGTCTCCCATCTCTCGCTTCCTCAGTCGAGAGGGAAGCCTATGTCAAGGTTGCTGTGGCGAGCTCTAAG ATGATGGAAGCTTTTAATGAGTACGTCGTGATGATGGCGGATCATGTCGTGGCTTCTCGGAACGACAAGGAAATCGAGAGTATTGGTTCTGAGATCAAGAGGCTTTCGAAGGAGCTCGAAGCCACCAAGCGAGAAGGGAAGAAGGATGCCGAGAAGATCGAAGATTTGACTGAAGACTGGAGAAGATTTGCTCTGACATCCCAGATGGTTGCTCAAAGG GGTAGGTGGGCGAGCAAGAAGAAGGAAGTGTCTGCTGAGATCTGGCTACAAGAAGTGACCGCAAACATCGATCTCCTGAACGAGCTTAGGGATGGGGGCCTGACTGTGGATGCGGAGCTTGCACGATTAAAGGGAATTGAAGGAGATTGTGAGGATCTTGTCGCCCTAGCCGCCGTGCCGGATTGGTAG
- the LOC125591821 gene encoding uncharacterized protein LOC125591821 produces the protein MATSSAPDIDMVIEETRRTPFTNIITSVRLHHVGKLKFPEYAGNTNPKAHVQAFRLAISRAHLTDDEKEAGYCRFFAENLTGVTLEWFARLEENSIDNFTQLVSTFLKQYSVFIETRVTKEDLWNLKQAPFKPLRAYINKFREIKAKISHPNEVVALAALKNGVWFSSKFREELAVRAPISSDDTLHRVSYIATHEEEVAALKEQYSANKNNATKKPATPKERTTKGQHSYAINNSPQKSSTYNLSKYCAFHDRKGHSTEECRAALRNQNEK, from the coding sequence ATGGCGACGAGCTCCGCTCCCGATATCGACATGGTCATCGAGGAAACGAGAAGGACCCCATTCACAAACATAATCACCAGCGTAAGACTGCATCACGTTGGGAAACTAAAATTCCCCGAATACGCCGGGAACACAAACCCGAAGGCCCATGTGCAAGCTTTCCGTCTAGCGATATCAAGAGCACACCTCACCGACGACGAAAAAGAAGCTGGATACTGCCGTTTCTTTGCCGAGAACCTCACTGGAGTCACACTAGAGTGGTTCGCTAGACTAGAAGAAAATTCTATCGACAACTTTACCCAGTTGGTATCTACGTTCCTCAAACAATACTCAGTCTTCATAGAGACAAGAGTTACCAAAGAAGATCTCTGGAATCTCAAACAAGCGCCTTTCAAGCCATTAAGAGCATACATAAACAAATTCCGAGAAATCAAAGCTAAGATCTCACATCCGAACGAAGTCGTTGCCCTCGCAGCTTTAAAGAATGGTGTCTGGTTCTCATCCAAATTCAGGGAAGAATTGGCGGTACGAGCACCTATCTCGTCGGACGACACCCTACACCGAGTCTCTTATATCGCCACTCACGAAGAGGAAGTCGCAGCCCTGAAAGAACAATATAGCGCGAACAAGAACAACGCAACCAAAAAACCTGCTACTCCTAAAGAACGAACCACCAAAGGGCAACATTCCTACGCAATAAATAATTCGCCGCAAAAGTCTTCAACATACAACCTTAGCAAATACTGTGCTTTCCATGATCGCAAGGGCCACTCGACCGAAGAATGTCGAGCCGCACTTCGCAATCAAAAcgaaaaataa
- the LOC125591822 gene encoding uncharacterized protein LOC125591822 codes for MDRASIGDFDFSQLPRRWAENIFPSGSSSMSDEIHDLMRALRRGRSNWSTFDRTRIKKVLALPAGTNKAPSAEGSEGETDHSQEVVATPSVQTQSSNRLTRQLVRRSSFQTSGFASRDRASGKSPLISAHDSDDEDVSGETRPPVSLSPGSEDETVAATRKRRRSSEGDLPGPSRPRFASEGDGSSFAAQSDLISLAGRMRSAGCRLPSLASSVEREAYAKVAVASSKVMEAFNEYVVMMEDHVVASRNDKEIESIGSEIKRLSKELEATKREGKKDAEKIEALTEDWRRVHLENEALTSQIVAQRARIAALEVERDRDIRHTSRIARRDIAAKYQEVLKSLKGRWASKKKEVSAEIQLQEVTANIDLLNELWDGGLTVDAELARLKGMEGDCEDLVALAAVPDWSISKLDLPQVSDDSVDQIGGSSVSDDSVSS; via the exons ATGGATCGAGCATCTATTGGTGACTTCGATTTCTCCCAGCTTCCCCGGCGTTGGGCTGAGAATATCT TTCCTTCGGGAAGTTCTTCAATGTCGGATGAGATCCACGATCTGATGAGGGCCCTTCGGAGAGGTCGTTCGAACTGGTCTACATTTGATCGAACTCGGATTAAAAAGGTCCTCGCCTTGCCGGCGGGGACCAATAAAGCTCCTTCGGCCGAGGGGTCTGAAGGCGAGACCGATCATTCCCAAGAGGTCGTAGCGACTCCTTCTGTTCAAACTCAGTCTTCAAATCGGCTAACTAGGCAGCTTGTGAGAAGATCGTCGTTTCAAACTTCTGGGTTTGCATCGAGGGACAGAGCTTCCGGAAAATCTCCCTTGATCTCGGCACATGATTCCGACGACGAAGATGTTTCAGGAGAGACTCGACCTCCTGTCTCGTTGAGTCCTGGCTCAGAAGACGAGACCGTGGCGGCGACTCGTAAGCGACGTCGATCATCGGAAGGTGACTTGCCCGGTCCGTCTCGTCCTAGGTTTGCTTCTGAGGGAGATGGCTCTTCGTTTGCGGCCCAAAGCGACTTAATTTCCCTAGCTGGTCGCATGAGGTCAGCGGGTTGTCGTCTCCCATCTCTCGCTTCCTCAGTCGAGAGGGAAGCCTATGCCAAGGTTGCTGTGGCGAGCTCTAAG GTGATGGAAGCTTTTAATGAGTACGTCGTGATGATGGAGGATCATGTCGTGGCTTCTCGGAACGACAAGGAAATCGAGAGTATTGGTTCTGAGATCAAGAGGCTTTCGAAGGAGCTCGAAGCGACCAAGCGAGAAGGGAAGAAGGATGCCGAGAAGATCGAAGCTTTGACTGAAGACTGGAGGAGAGTTCATCTGGAGAACGAGGCTTTGACATCCCAGATAGTTGCTCAAAGAGCAAGAATTGCGGCGCTCGAGGTCGAGAGAGATCGGGACATTCGCCACACTTCTCGTATTGCTCGTCGCGATATTGCGGCAAAGTATCAGGAAGTTCTCAAATCTTTGAAGGGTAGGTGGGCGAGCAAGAAGAAGGAAGTGTCTGCTGAGATCCAGCTACAAGAAGTAACCGCCAACATCGATCTCCTGAACGAGCTTTGGGATGGGGGCCTGACTGTGGATGCGGAGCTTGCACGATTAAAGGGAATGGAAGGAGATTGTGAGGATCTTGTCGCCCTAGCCGCCGTGCCGGATTGGTCGATCTCTAAGCTCGATCTTCCTCAAGTCTCAGATGATTCGGTGGATCAAATCGGGGGGTCGTCTGTCTCCGATGATTCTGTTTCTAGTTag
- the LOC125591823 gene encoding uncharacterized protein LOC125591823, which translates to MAENPSSKIPRDRLQRYMNYRLLKMAWGKTAYSILMRSVKTLSASSWTGDSYEVSGFALAINLWAMSSVNVLGKSLGKPCETSSSSDPLCLHWDSTRTPTITEVLEMEKINNVEVSTVIGLAEEYKHLVGATHSDDADFHKDIGQQRKTKDEDAKHGEDLNHSEDEEENKDEEEKTDEVEKKDEEYQKDKEQRKNKDHSMSNSEKLDKLIQMVRDLDKRVVVIQNVLGVKFNDGSPNKEDCENGASSGDRRSAQDYENEEDTIDEEANSGDKKSAPDDGNEEDTIAEEANSGDGRSAPDDENEEEICDEEAKSGTEHLRKEENILGKLRINQEILTAKWFSAIAVEEKYWVGVVVNLEKRSITTFNCAAMKFTYASLVPYINAYAMALPFMFRNFFKDVSMDTSKFSIKIVSEGFPQDGEVNEDASKKPVKVTKKCGRGNKDGEMNEDAYKKPVKVTKKRGRGNKVNISMYNGMKKGVTPPREVQQQVEDDAEVDAKDSENPETNGDGEMNNDASKKPVKVTKKRGRGNKGIVGPNFGQYHNGPRSKT; encoded by the exons ATGGCAGAAAATCCGAGTTCTAAAATCCCGAGAGACAGGTTGCAGCGTTATATGAACTATCGCTTACTCAAGATGGCTTGGGGTAAAACTGCTTATAGCATCTTGATGAGAAGTGTAAAAACTTTGAGTGCAAGTTCCTGGACAGGAGATAGTTATGAAGTGAGTGGTTTTGCGCTAGCCATAAATTTGTGGGCAATGTCATCAGTGAATGTGCTTGGTAAATCATTGGGAAAACCATGCGAGACATCCTCTTCTTCAGATCCGTTGTGTCTACATTGGGACTCAACAAGAACTCCGACAATAACTGAAGTGTTAGAGATGGAGAAGATAAACAAT GTTGAGGTTAGCACAGTGATTGGATTGGCTGAGGAATACAAACATTTGGTGGGGGCAACACATAGTGACGATGCTGACTTTCACA AAGATATAGGTCAACAACGCAAGACAAAAGACGAAGATGCAAAGCATGGTGAAGATCTGAACCATagtgaagatgaagaggaaaaTAAAGATGAAGAGGAAAAGACAGATGAAGtggaaaagaaagatgaagagtaTCAAAAGGATAAGGagcaaagaaaaaataaagatcATTCCATGTCTAACAGCGAGAAACTTGATAAGCTAATCCAAATGGTTCGTGATTTGGATAAGCGAGTAGTAGTGATCCAAAATGTTTTAGGAGTTAAG tttaatgaCGGTTCACCAAACAAAGAAGATTGTGAGAATGGAGCTAGTTCTGGTGATAGAAGAAGTGCAcaagattatgaaaatgaagaagatacTATTGATGAAGAAGCAAACTCTGGTGATAAAAAAAGTGCACCAGATGATGGAAATGAAGAAGATACAATTGCTGAAGAAGCAAACTCTGGGGATGGAAGAAGTGCAccagatgatgaaaatgaagaagaaatatGTGATGAAGAAGCGAAATCTGGTACAGAGCATCTAAGGAAAGAAGAGAATATTCTTGG GAAACTGAGAATCAATCAAGAGATATTAACCGCAAAGTGGTTTTCGGCTATTGCAGTAGAAGAAAAGTATTGGGTTGGAGTTGTAGTcaacttggagaagagaagTATCACAACATTCAATTGTGCAGCAATGAAGTTCACATATGCGAGTTTGGTCCCTTATATAAATGCATATGCGATGGCTCTCCCATTCATGTTTCGCAACTTCTTCAAAGATGTCAGCATGGATACAAGCAAGTTCTCGATAAAAATTGTATCTGAAGGTTTCCCACAG GATGGAGAAGTAAATGAGGATGCATCTAAAAAGCCCGTGAAGGTTACAAAGAAATGTGGAAGAGGAAATAAG GATGGAGAAATGAATGAAGATGCATATAAAAAGCCCGTGAAGGTTACTAAGAAACGTGGAAGAGGAAATAAGGTAAATATCTCCAtgtataatg GGATGAAAAAAGGTGTAACACCCCCACGTGAAGTACAACAACAAGTAGAAGATGATGCAGAAGTCGATGCTAAAGACAGTGAAAATCCAGAAACCAATGGA GATGGAGAAATGAATAACGATGCATCTAAAAAGCCGGTGAAGGTTACAAAGAAACGTGGAAGAGGAAATAAG GGaattgttggacccaattttggtcaatACCATAATGGGCCACGATCAAAGACATAG
- the LOC106390666 gene encoding probable E3 ubiquitin-protein ligase RHG1A, with translation MQGERASIGSLSETMNFEHGSTSSNPVAEQQIRWDNDLQNYMSSAAAADTNTTMSNAVYHEPRDLHRFNLGEGSSSGTKNEAPSSHSEQWMQMGRFEERRNDKLELNPLFMQQPSSGNRVVRDVNLNAEYIERAEDMNPVTGHPGLSQGSVAENNARAGCKRKAIDAGIGQSSSSIGAFHRGESSSSWVSGPSFYNHNDLNISLNHAPRALVPNLSPSPSPAISNRNFSFGANPTAQQPVFVRQPVPPSMSAPGHLQPVVDQQLMDMRYRHPFSNITPLNPNASAPSMPPRNMIPPFQWSGNPVAAAGSSAPVDRNSLRPGQSRLRSNMLANPLFVPAPPEPRNLAHGHVASASVQPPASSPTWAPYQNQSPHNQRRLSEHRRRSLISSLLTNQRAAAARSMVPPPAPDQHVVQPGGDDNFQTQNQAYSRAVPRQGQTAVGVPHSLRGLASTSRGRSRPSASEIRNVLDHMRRTGNLRVEDFMILNQTMMLGVADVHDRYRDMRLDVDDMTYEELLSLEERIGDVCTGLNEETISNRLKQRKYNSGTKSTQEVEPCCVCQEEYKEGEEMGVLECGHDFHSQCIKEWLKRKNLCPICKTTGLNTVEKSSK, from the exons ATGCAGGGAGAGAGGGCAAGTATCGGTTCTTTATCAGAGACAATGAACTTTGAGCATGGTTCTACATCTAGCAACCCTGTGGCAGAACAGCAGATTCGTTGGGATAATGATCTGCAGAACTACATGAGTTCAGCTGCTGCTGCTGATACAAACACTACTATGTCAAACGCAGTGTATCATGAGCCACGTGACTTACACAGGTTTAACCTTGGTGAAGGTAGCTCTAGTGGTACAAAGAACGAAGCCCCTAGTAGTCACAGCGAGCAATGGATGCAAATGGGACGTTTTGAGGAAAGAAGAAACGACAAGCTAGAGTTGAACCCTTTGTTTATGCAGCAACCGTCTAGTGGAAACCGAGTTGTTCGTGATGTCAATTTGAATGCAGAGTATATTGAGCGTGCTGAGGACATGAATCCAGTCACAGGTCATCCTGGTCTTAGTCAGGGTAGCGTAGCAGAGAACAATGCTAGAGCTGGTTGTAAAAGAAAAGCTATTGATGCTGGCATTGGCcagtcatcatcatcaatcgGAGCTTTCCACCGTGGGGAGAGCAGTTCTTCTTGGGTGTCTGGTCCTTCGTTTTATAATCATAATGATTTGAACATATCTCTTAACCATGCTCCAAGAGCGTTGGTTCCAAATCTGTCTCCTTCTCCTTCCCCTGCCATCTCCAACAGAAACTTCTCTTTCGGGGCTAATCCCACTGCTCAACAACCAGTTTTTGTGAGACAACCAGTTCCTCCATCCATGAGCGCGCCAGGACATCTACAACCTGTTGTAGATCAACAGCTGATGGACATGAGATATAGACATCCTTTTAGCAATATTACTCCTCTAAACCCAAATGCTTCTGCTCCTAGTATGCCTCCAAGAAACATGATACCACCATTTCAATGGAGTGGGAACCCAGTAGCAGCCGCTGGATCATCTGCTCCCGTTGACCGAAACTCCCTTCGTCCAGGTCAATCCAGGCTAAGAAGCAACATGCTAGCTAATCCTTTGTTTGTTCCAGCTCCTCCTGAACCGAGGAATCTCGCCCACGGTCATGTTGCATCGGCAAGTGTTCAGCCACCAGCTTCGAGTCCAACATGGGCTCCTTACCAGAACCAGTCGCCACATAATCAAAGAAGATTATCTGAACATCGTCGTAGGTCGTTGATTTCTTCCCTTCTTACAAACCAGAGAGCTGCTGCTGCTCGTTCCATGGTCCCTCCTCCCGCTCCGGATCAGCATGTGGTTCAGCCTGGCGGTGATGACAACTTTCAGACACAGAATCAGGCTTACTCGAGAGCAGTACCAAGGCAAGGACAAACTGCTGTTGGCGTTCCTCATTCTTTGCGTGGCTTGGCATCCACAAGTCGAGGAAGAAGCAGACCCTCTGCATCTGAG aTCCGCAATGTCTTGGATCATATGCGTAGGACAGGGAACTTGCGTGTGGAG GATTTTATGATTCTCAATCAGACGATGATGCTAGGTGTAGCCGATGTTCATGACCGGTATAGAGACATGCGCCTTGATGTTGACGACATGACATATGAG GAGTTGTTGTCTCTAGAAGAGAGGATTGGAGATGTTTGTACCGGTCTTAATGAAGAAACAATATCAAACCGGTTGAAGCAAAGGAAATACAATAGTGGTACCAAATCTACACAAGAAGTAGAGCCATGCTGTGTTTGTCAG GAGGAATacaaggaaggagaagaaatggggGTGCTGGAATGTGGGCATGACTTCCATAGCCAATGCATCAAAGAATGGCTGAAGAGGAAGAATCTTTGCCCAATTTGCAAAACAACAGGGTTAAACACTGTTGAGAAGTCGAGCAAATAA